The region ATTTAATCTTACTTTAATCTAATTCTTGATGTGGTCTTAAACCAGATTAAGTGATGCCGACAGCCTTAACAAAGGTTGTCGGCATCTATTGTTATTGCCAGCATCTCCGCCCTGGCAAACCGTTCCAACTATACAAACCCAGGTCCTGTTGCAAGTCCTGCCGCTGCTTCCAAGGCTTATGAACCAGCGGCAGGTAACAGGGAAAACGGTTGAGCCATTCAGCTTGCCGGGCGTTCAACAGAGCAAAGAAGTTGCAGGTGGGTGTAAAAAGGAGATAAAAACTACCGGATAATATAAAACTAGTATTACTCTATAGACTTACATGTGATTACTTTAATATTGACCAGTTTACTAAATACACCTAATTAGTTATGGAAAATTTGTACGGTAAGTCCGCATCGAAGATGTGTCGTATCCTTGTCTGGGTACTTTTCATCAGCCTCTTAAGCCGGTCAGTCAGTTTGGCGCAGAGCGGCCCTCCCGACCGGGATCAGTTCAAGAATAAGTACAAACTAAAAAAGAAGGAACCCAAACTCCCCAGACAGAACCTTGAGGACAAAAAGAAGAAAAATGCAAAATTCAATTTTAAGGCGAGTGCGTTGAAAGGAGGGAAGTCGGGAAATGGCCGCTTGGGTGCTATTTCCCTGAATAACCCGACTTCACTTGAGTTTGGCCCCGATGGACGGCTATATGTGTCTCAGCAGGATGGCCTTATAAAAGCGTACACCATTGTAAGGAATGCGCCTAACGACTACGCCATAACGCGGGAAGAAACTATAACCCTGATCAATCAGATTCCGAATCATAATGACGACGGTTCACTGGCAACTGAGGTAACGACCCGGCAGGTGACCAGTCTGGTCGTTGCCGGAACGGCAGACGCCCCCATTATCTACGTTAGTTCGAGTGACAGCCGTATTGGCGGGCCTTCCGGCGATTTGAACCTGGATACAAACTCCGGCATCATCTCCAAACTGACCAAAACCGCTACTGGCTGGGATAAAGTTGATCTGGTGCGGGGATTGCCGCGCTCGGAAGAGAATCACTCCACCAACGGAATGCAACTGGATGGAACGAAGCTGTACATCGTAACGGGTGGTAACACCAATGCCGGCAGCCCGTCGACAAACTTCGCCTACACCCCGGAGTATGCGCTTTCTACGGCGGTGCTGTCAATTGATCTGGCCGTAATCGAAGCCATGCCTACCCAGGGTAGCGGGGTGAACAAATACAAGTATGACCTGCCCACGCTCGATGACCCAACCCGGACCGGTAACCCCGACGCAGGTGATCCATTCGGTGGAAATGATGGGCTGAATCAGGCCAAAATAGACCCTATTGGGCCTGTGCAGGTATTTGCTACGGGGTTTCGAAATGCCTATGACCTGGTTATCACCAAAACACCGGGTAAACCCCGGCGCATGTTTGTAACCGACAATGGGGCTAACCAGGGCTGGGGAGGATTACCGGCGAATGAAGGGGTTGGTACGGCTACTAACAACTACATTCAGGGTGAACCCGGCTCAACGAGCAGTACCTTGTCTGATAACATGGTCAATAACCTCGATAATCTTCATTATATAGGTGATTTGAGCAGCTATGTTCCCGGTAGTTTTTACGGAGGGCACCCCAACCCAACGCGGGCCAATCCCTCCGGGGCGGGTCTGTATACTCATTCGGGTGGGGTTGGCGTATGGCGTACGGGCAAAACAGGGGCTAACCCATTGCCTGCCGACTGGCCCCCGCTGCCACTGACCAGGGCGCACCCCATTGAGGGCGATTACCAGAATCCCGGCGAAACCGATAACGCAGTGCTGACGTTTCAAAGCTCTACCAACGGCATTGTCGAGTATACCGCTTCCGGATTCGGCGGAACGATGAAAGGACACTTGCTGGTCGCTTCCTTCGACGGTACCATCCATAAAATCACGCTCGATGATGCCGGTACAACGGTTATCAATACACAGGGAAACAAACGGCTGAATGAAGATCTGCCCATCGCGTCAAACTTTGGTGCGGAGCCTATAGACCTTACCGTTCAGGGTGACAATGCTATTTTTCCGGGTACCATCTGGGCGGCCTGCTATGGTGGGAACTCCATTTATGTGTTCGAGCCGGAAGACGGTACGACCTGCGATGCCGTCTACAGTGCTGCCGTGGATAACGATGGCGATGGCTTCAGCAATGCCGATGAGATCGACAACGGGAGTAATCCCTGCTCGCAGGCCAGCAAGCCCAAAGATTCGGACGGCGATGGGATATCTGACTTCAATGATGCCGATGATGATAATGACAGCATTGCAGATACCGATGATCATTTTCCGCTGGATGCGGCCAACGGAAAGACGACCAATCTGCCAATTACCTATGAACTGTTTAATAATGACCCTGGCCGGGGGCTGTTTGGGCTGGGCTTTACAGGGCTGATGCTGCCCAAACAGAGCGGGTTTAATTACCAGGATCTGTTTGATGAGCAGAATCTGGTAGCGGGCGGAGCCGTAGGCGCCTTATCGGTTGTGAGTGTTTCGCAGGGCGATCCGTACCATGCCCTGAACAATCAGGAAAATGCATTTCAGTTTGGCGTGAACGTAAGTCGCAGCACGGGTCCGTTCACGGTCAGAACCCGAATGCTGGGGCCTTTCTTCAACGGGCAGGCACCCCGCTACTTCCAGGCGCAGGGTATATACATTGGTACCGGCGATCAGGATAATTACCTGAAACTCGTGCTGGGTTCCGATGGCGGGCAGGGTGGATTCGAACTGCTTTATGAGAGCAATGGCGAGTCGATCAGTAACGGATTCTATACGCTGCCCGGTGGTTTACCCAATAGTACCATGGACTTGTACCTGTCCATTGACCCAACGACGGGTATGGTACAACCCAAATACGCTAAAGACGGTGGTGCGCTGGTGAACCTTGGTCCGGCTATTCCGCTGACGGGGGCTGTACTCAACGCAGTACAGGGCGTAACAGCCCTGGCGGTAGGTATCCTCTCCACATCGCTCAATTCCACACCGTTTACGGCTACCTGGGATATGATCAGCGTAAAAGCCGACTCTCAAACGGATCAATCCGTAGTGAGCTTTAGCTTGATGAATGCTAATACGGGTCAGCCAATCAAGCAGTTGGCGCCGGGCGAACAGCTGGATCTGGCTACGCTGCCAACCCGTAACCTGAATATTCGGGCCAATGTCAACACCGCATCGGTTGGTTCGGTCGTCATGGCACTGACGGGTAGCCAGGACCAGACGGTCATTGAGAACATAGCCCCCTATTCCCTTTTCGGCGACAACAATGGCACGTTTAACCCATGGACGCCTGCGGTGGGAGGGTACAACCTGAAGGCAACGCCCTATACCAATGCCGGGGGATCGGGTACCGCCGGTACGGCACTATCCCTGAATTTTACGGTTGTTGATGGCTCCCCGGTAACGGGTAACTGGCAGACACTTGTGCCGAATTCAGGTTCGCCAACGGCTCGCCATGAAGCGGCATACGTACAGGCCGGAGATCGGTTTTACCTGATGGGTGGACGGGGAATCAAGCCCGTACAGGTATACGAACCGCTTGGCAAGAACTGGACCAATGCCGCTGCCACACCAATTGAAATGCACCACTTTCAGGCCGTCACGCTGGAAGGGCTGGTATACGTGATTGGCGCCCTGACCGGAACCTTCCCCGAAGAACCTTCTATTACGAACGTATACATGTACAATCCGGCAACCGATAAGTGGTTAGTTGGTCCAACCATACCCCTTAGCCGACGTCGGGGTACAGCGGGTGCGGTGGTGTATAACAACAAAATATACGTGGTTGGTGGCAACACCCGGGGGCATAACGCCGGCTACGTAAGCTGGTTCGACGAATTCGATCCGGCTACGAATACCTGGAAAGTACTGCCCGATGCTCCGCACGCCCGGGATCACTTTCAAGCGGTTATCATCGGCAATAAACTCTACGCAGCTGGTGGTCGGCGGAGTTCGCAGAATACGGGTCAGACGTTCATGCTGACGGTGCCCGAAGTGGACATTTACGACTTTGCAACGGGCCAGTGGTCTACGTCAACAAACCCCATTCCGACACAGCGGGCCGGTACAACAACGGTTGCACTGGACGGTAGTGTGGTGGTTATTGGGGGCGAAAGCAGTCAGGCAACCGCCCATAACGAAACGGAGGCTTTTTCGCCAACGACGAAAAGCTGGCTTCGGCTGGCCAACTTACAGCAGGGCAGGCACGGTACACAGGCGATTCTCAACAACCAGGCAATCTATATTGTGGCCGGTTCCGGTTCTCAGGGGGGTAATTATGAACTTAGTTCTCAGGAGGTCTACTACAAGTCGGCGCCAACAACCCCCACCGGTACTCAACTGGCCCAGAGCCAACTCGTATCGCCTACGTCCGGTGCCTTCGGGCAGGTGGCCGTTAGCTCCACCCAAAGTACGTTGATCAAACTGACCAATTCGGTTGGTAATCAGGCTATACTGGTAACGGGAATCAGCTTGTCGGGCAGTACCGACTTTACCTTCCAGGCACCCATCACGTTGCCGTTTATTCTTCCGGTTGGTCAAAGCGTGGATGTGAAGGTCGACTTTAAGCCGTCGTCTACCGGCAGTAAAAATGGCAGTTTGGTCATTGCCCATTCCGGGGCTGTAGGAACCCTCTCGGTGCCGTTAACGGGCGAAGGGCTGAACGGTAGTCAGCAGTCGTTAACTAATTTTTCGCTTATAAATGCCGATAATGATCAGGTTATACGCGTAT is a window of Spirosoma linguale DSM 74 DNA encoding:
- a CDS encoding Kelch repeat protein (PFAM: Kelch repeat protein; Kelch repeat-containing protein~SMART: Kelch repeat-containing protein~KEGG: mch:Mchl_4492 hypothetical protein), with the protein product MENLYGKSASKMCRILVWVLFISLLSRSVSLAQSGPPDRDQFKNKYKLKKKEPKLPRQNLEDKKKKNAKFNFKASALKGGKSGNGRLGAISLNNPTSLEFGPDGRLYVSQQDGLIKAYTIVRNAPNDYAITREETITLINQIPNHNDDGSLATEVTTRQVTSLVVAGTADAPIIYVSSSDSRIGGPSGDLNLDTNSGIISKLTKTATGWDKVDLVRGLPRSEENHSTNGMQLDGTKLYIVTGGNTNAGSPSTNFAYTPEYALSTAVLSIDLAVIEAMPTQGSGVNKYKYDLPTLDDPTRTGNPDAGDPFGGNDGLNQAKIDPIGPVQVFATGFRNAYDLVITKTPGKPRRMFVTDNGANQGWGGLPANEGVGTATNNYIQGEPGSTSSTLSDNMVNNLDNLHYIGDLSSYVPGSFYGGHPNPTRANPSGAGLYTHSGGVGVWRTGKTGANPLPADWPPLPLTRAHPIEGDYQNPGETDNAVLTFQSSTNGIVEYTASGFGGTMKGHLLVASFDGTIHKITLDDAGTTVINTQGNKRLNEDLPIASNFGAEPIDLTVQGDNAIFPGTIWAACYGGNSIYVFEPEDGTTCDAVYSAAVDNDGDGFSNADEIDNGSNPCSQASKPKDSDGDGISDFNDADDDNDSIADTDDHFPLDAANGKTTNLPITYELFNNDPGRGLFGLGFTGLMLPKQSGFNYQDLFDEQNLVAGGAVGALSVVSVSQGDPYHALNNQENAFQFGVNVSRSTGPFTVRTRMLGPFFNGQAPRYFQAQGIYIGTGDQDNYLKLVLGSDGGQGGFELLYESNGESISNGFYTLPGGLPNSTMDLYLSIDPTTGMVQPKYAKDGGALVNLGPAIPLTGAVLNAVQGVTALAVGILSTSLNSTPFTATWDMISVKADSQTDQSVVSFSLMNANTGQPIKQLAPGEQLDLATLPTRNLNIRANVNTASVGSVVMALTGSQDQTVIENIAPYSLFGDNNGTFNPWTPAVGGYNLKATPYTNAGGSGTAGTALSLNFTVVDGSPVTGNWQTLVPNSGSPTARHEAAYVQAGDRFYLMGGRGIKPVQVYEPLGKNWTNAAATPIEMHHFQAVTLEGLVYVIGALTGTFPEEPSITNVYMYNPATDKWLVGPTIPLSRRRGTAGAVVYNNKIYVVGGNTRGHNAGYVSWFDEFDPATNTWKVLPDAPHARDHFQAVIIGNKLYAAGGRRSSQNTGQTFMLTVPEVDIYDFATGQWSTSTNPIPTQRAGTTTVALDGSVVVIGGESSQATAHNETEAFSPTTKSWLRLANLQQGRHGTQAILNNQAIYIVAGSGSQGGNYELSSQEVYYKSAPTTPTGTQLAQSQLVSPTSGAFGQVAVSSTQSTLIKLTNSVGNQAILVTGISLSGSTDFTFQAPITLPFILPVGQSVDVKVDFKPSSTGSKNGSLVIAHSGAVGTLSVPLTGEGLNGSQQSLTNFSLINADNDQVIRVLANNDVINLPGLPSPRINIRANTSPATVGSVLMALSGSQNQTAWETIAPYALFGDNNGDFNPWTPAVGSYTLNGTPYTGPNGSGTAGNSLRITFTVTNTAGAKVAAESLPLTEQGRGWRFFPNPSSGVIRIELEPNHTLPFTVDITDIVGRSLMHERKESLEAVTVNLHDFLPGIYILTIRSKTGVVSRKLIKQ